One genomic segment of Impatiens glandulifera chromosome 6, dImpGla2.1, whole genome shotgun sequence includes these proteins:
- the LOC124943738 gene encoding agamous-like MADS-box protein AGL62 produces MARKSGGGRKKIPIKFIKDRAKRSVAFSKRKSGVMKKVSELSTMCGIDMALILFNESGKVYSYGNPTLNVILDLFLGLDPQRVLNPASRKIIEAQKIYRIQEMEAKIMNGEEMLKLEEQRGKTLSLEMTNHAVDKWWEQPIEKMTLDQIELRKKSMENLKMIFEEYKRLKMDTHNWNSLNQ; encoded by the coding sequence ATGGCCAGAAAATCAGGTGGAGGTCGCAAGAAAATTCCGATAAAGTTTATTAAAGATAGGGCTAAGCGTTCTGTAGCGTTCTCTAAAAGAAAGTCCGGTGTTATGAAAAAGGTGAGTGAACTTTCTACTATGTGTGGAATTGATATGGCACTAATTTTGTTCAATGAAAGTGGAAAAGTCTACTCTTATGGCAATCCTACTTTAAATGTCATATTGGATCTCTTTTTGGGCTTAGATCCCCAAAGAGTGCTCAATCCAGCATCACGTAAAATCATTGAGGCGCAAAAGATTTATCGTATTCAAGAGATGGAAGCTAAAATAATGAATGGTGAAGAAATGCTCAAACTTGAGGAACAACGTGGGAAAACGTTATCACTAGAAATGACTAACCATGCTGTTGATAAATGGTGGGAGCAACCAATCGAGAAAATGACCTTAGACCAAATAGAATTGAGGAAGAAAAGTATGGAAAACCTAAAGATGATATTCGAAGAATATAAAAGGTTAAAGATGGACACGCACAATTGGAATTCATTGAAtcaataa